Proteins found in one bacterium genomic segment:
- the ftsZ gene encoding cell division protein FtsZ, which translates to MPFEFAPEELVTKPVAHLKVIGVGGGGGNAVTRMIEAGLTDVEFIVVNTDLQALQRCQAPTKIHIGSKLTRGLGAGGDPEIGRKAAEEDKDLIREHLEDTDMLFITAGMGGGTGTGAAPVIAKMAKELGILTVAIVTKPFKFEAKNRQINAEKGIEELKGVVDTLIVIPNERLLTLVDRETPILKAFAMADEVLFHATQGISELITKPGLINLDFADVRSVLQGMGGDALIGTGFASGENRAIEAAKNAISSPLLENVSITGARGVLINITGDVSLSLAEASDAANLISEQAGPDANIIFGVVVDENMENEVRITVIAAGFQQRQRQQKVVPTVTAAQRFTRSIDYAETPTIADEVASKVNVPQETSPKRSPTFVPPSEFAEKKSEETAEKKVIEKKAEDISKLSVPGLMDFSPDDYEIPAIIRKSGA; encoded by the coding sequence ATGCCGTTTGAGTTCGCGCCTGAGGAGTTGGTGACAAAGCCCGTAGCCCACCTGAAAGTTATAGGTGTGGGCGGTGGCGGTGGCAATGCCGTCACAAGGATGATCGAAGCAGGGCTTACCGATGTGGAGTTTATCGTAGTTAATACTGATTTGCAGGCTTTGCAGAGATGTCAGGCTCCTACAAAAATTCATATTGGAAGTAAACTAACCCGCGGTCTTGGAGCAGGCGGTGACCCCGAAATTGGGCGGAAAGCTGCTGAGGAGGACAAAGATTTGATACGAGAGCATCTTGAGGATACCGACATGCTTTTCATTACCGCAGGAATGGGTGGTGGGACAGGAACTGGCGCTGCACCAGTTATAGCCAAAATGGCGAAGGAACTTGGTATACTTACTGTAGCTATAGTGACCAAACCGTTTAAATTCGAGGCGAAAAACAGGCAGATAAACGCTGAAAAAGGCATCGAGGAGTTAAAGGGAGTAGTCGATACTCTTATAGTGATACCCAACGAGCGCCTTTTGACACTGGTTGATCGCGAGACGCCTATACTTAAGGCTTTTGCCATGGCGGACGAGGTTTTGTTCCACGCGACGCAGGGCATATCTGAACTTATAACAAAGCCAGGGCTTATAAATCTCGACTTCGCCGATGTTAGATCTGTTCTTCAGGGTATGGGTGGCGATGCACTTATAGGGACAGGTTTTGCCAGCGGAGAGAACAGAGCTATAGAGGCGGCCAAAAACGCTATTTCCAGCCCACTTCTTGAGAATGTCAGCATCACTGGTGCACGGGGAGTGTTGATAAACATAACAGGGGATGTGTCACTTAGTCTCGCTGAGGCTTCTGATGCAGCAAACCTTATTTCTGAGCAAGCTGGGCCAGATGCAAACATTATTTTCGGGGTCGTAGTGGATGAGAACATGGAGAACGAAGTAAGAATAACTGTTATAGCAGCGGGGTTCCAGCAAAGGCAGAGGCAACAGAAAGTTGTGCCCACGGTAACTGCAGCGCAAAGATTCACGAGAAGCATAGATTATGCGGAGACGCCAACAATTGCTGACGAGGTAGCGAGCAAAGTCAATGTCCCTCAGGAAACCTCACCTAAAAGAAGCCCAACCTTCGTGCCACCATCTGAGTTTGCAGAGAAAAAATCTGAGGAAACCGCTGAAAAGAAGGTAATTGAGAAAAAGGCTGAGGATATTTCGAAGCTATCCGTGCCCGGTCTTATGGACTTTTCTCCCGATGATTACGAGATACCTGCCATAATTCGCAAATCCGGCGCATAG